In the genome of Neodiprion pinetum isolate iyNeoPine1 chromosome 2, iyNeoPine1.2, whole genome shotgun sequence, one region contains:
- the mRpL38 gene encoding large ribosomal subunit protein mL38, with product MANALFRIISSELIATKGQQIRYGHRMRGKPPGVARSLEQRLEELRPYDPALNFKVDIGLPAVRRSRSEILAQQLERRKKIQSDPNLERLARHLQLRIDLDETQKIWQQTSAADDCRKIADHYGIFKDLYGDAYFTPRVPLNISYTINDDGDVSKVFRGNILKPLETSKSPQVAYESDPNTLWTLLLTCPDGNLVEENSEYCHWFIGNIPGSDVEKGELLMDYLKPIPLSGTGYHRYIFILYKQDKQLDFSAFKKEQPCLSLKERNWNTYNFYKDHQDVLTPAGLSFFQADWDPSVKDFFHETLGTKEPTFEYDFPPPYIAKQRWFPLRMPFNLYMDKYRDPKQIHKEYLLKKLKKAHPFKEPEAPLRYPNAQYIDRSVPSWLNLEIRKDRLGWGRINDV from the exons atggcgaaCGCGTTATTTAGGATAATTTCGAGCGAGTTGATAGCTACTAAAGGTCAGCAGATACGTTATGGGCACAGAATGCGAGGGAAACCGCCCGGAGTAGCAAGGAGCTTGGAACAACGACTTGAAG aactCAGACCATATGACCCTGCGCTAAACTTCAAAGTGGATATTGGATTACCGGCTGTTCGAAGATCTAGAAGTGAAATTCTTGCTCAGCAGCTCGAACGTCGCAAGAAAATCCAGTCAGATCCCAACTTGGAACGACTTGCACGACACTTGCAGC TTAGAATTGATCTAGATGAGACACAAAAGATATGGCAGCAGACTTCCGCAGCTGACGACTGTCGTAAAATTGCTGATCACTATGGCATCTTCAAGGACCTTTATGGAGATGCTTATTTCACTCCCAGAGTCCCACTGAACATCAGTTACACCATTAATGATGATGGAGATGTCTCAAAGGTTTTTAGGGGAAATATTCTTAAGCCTCTCGAAACTAGCAAATCACCTCAAGTTGCATACGAGTCCGACCCAAACACCTTGTGGACGCTGCTGCTGACTTGCCCAGATGGAAACTTGGTTGAGGAGAATAGCGAATATTGCCATTGGTTTAt TGGTAATATTCCTGGAAGCGATGTGGAAAAAGGCGAGCTGTTGATGGATTACCTGAAGCCCATTCCGCTAAGCGGAACTGGCTACCATAGatacattttcattctttataaACAAGATAAGCAACTTGATTTTTCAGCTTTTAAGAAGGAACAGCCATG CCTTTCCTTGAAGGAACGTAACTGGAACACTTACAATTTCTACAAAGATCATCAGGACGTTTTGACGCCTGCTGGGCTCTCCTTTTTTCAAGCTGACTGGGATCCCTCCGTCAAAGACTTTTTCCACGAAACTCTTG GTACAAAGGAGCCCACATTTGAGTACGATTTCCCACCACCTTATATTGCTAAACAGAGGTGGTTCCCTCTGAGAATGCCGTTCAATCTGTACATGGACAAGTATCGAGATCCGAAGCAAATTCACAaagaatatttgttgaaaaaattgaagaaagcTCATCCATTTAAAGAGCCAGAAGCACCGCTGCGCTATCCAAATGCTCAATACATTGATCGTAGCGTTCCTTCCTGGTTGAACcttgaaataagaaaagatCGCCTGGGCTGGGGACGAATCAATGATGTTTAG
- the RecQ4 gene encoding ATP-dependent DNA helicase Q4 codes for MDLLDDRTLKNKYQKSKLRVKLWESDFMEKYGRKPNKNDIKDADVTIRDAYKMYWKLKTRALEATLTDITFSDDIQANISTTSTLNTSAVENDCNKHNTPQSDSRDSENLKPESVPAMKNSEFEAVPFAEGLNPDGAWGDHLNKKKLPTPKKKQNLLVGRSSSFQLSQKMFNSTSFTKRNPRKSLSMVKSKSRSELENSNTSTSTSLKDGTANKAEDGFDPSDIFKPMFGDKMKVVQAENKVVTQSVSAIRQLIDGKTINVCRKIDAGWIDRCSKQNNLEPLSGNMNRLSGTSDSGVESLEASLYSPYYATSVTSSQTPQSFSDEEDFICNSDSEGERKNKRIRNKRKSYNAAESQMAKRPCIDSYQANSQDFTTPEDPSQNLSHSERPADVVKIDAKQELITRTDESGVRKTNKEDIIDVTRPSPADEKNKSLVVETEDPPPENSLPENPPLLNRQTRGKVYRSIKHNVVNDTETVDNDVKDKKKIVGKPRRTRVIHGVRKQPTRSVKKKNDETDSEDENIGNHRETADDDVEEEKEIVRKPRRTQAVWGARKQLTRNSKKKIDETDSVDENVRETPIYGVETVNAVPRFSLPTVESGDLVADFSQIIANEDSKNEKNSSTGIKLKKKLTDKEKLEQKVAAGNINENFVRINLKKKVFVRGKKTMTFQKYKKNQWKQKKKELASGEGGLDLADLVEKKGVLTCFKCGDIGHFSKECRSLKSADLLPLAADEEPSEYPTLEEAAKMANEAVLGAHRNRLNLIPQTASRPIDTTIPKEKVDGTDVPNDSEEPEAVLFNDENLTDNLDDLDFEEDLEYQEPKTHVPSSHKVPEHLLAQLLRPEVGPVKPLYPMGSIDEPSVTPNEVLDALKKFGHESFRPGQEKAVMRILTGQSTLVTLSTGSGKSLCYQLPAYLYAKHSPCITLVISPLVSLMDDQVTGVPKFLSAACLHTAMGAKQRTKVMDMVKEGTLNILLVSPEAVVAGEKSTGFGALLRQLPPIAFACIDEAHCISQWSHNFRPSYLMVSKVLREKLGVKTVLGLTATATKSTAESIVNHLRIPDGMAGVISDTPLPRNLTLTVSKDAYRDRALVALLESGRFKDLDSIIVYCTRRDECVRLAALLRTSLFNPKRHSRADEKVSAIAEAYHAGLSASRRKVVQKAFMSGETRIVVATVAFGMGINKPDIRAVIHFNMPSSFEGYVQEVGRSGRDGLPAHCHLFISSQEAADKSELRRHIYANGVDRHMVRRLLQKVFVPCSCTKTGSKYSQVNKRCPGHEVAIPVDETVKLLDIPQEIISTLLCYLELHPKKFITSLPSVYVNAKVTSYAGPNALKAAAQSSAPLAMAIALDLQRGKSHDDSSIIEFPVVDVAAAIGWDSGVVKGHLKDLEWKTTDTGGWKRSAISVTFDTLGFRVKAPGDLSNAELDEALDALADRAMNQQRTSLCQLESIYSALTEVGVDSVRQCRELTEELTIKSDTLKTTIRSYFQSENPMENTDLTLETKLLNEDQIASDVRSLVQCYRDNNFTGRAVARIFHGIQSPNYPAMVWSRCRFWRAHLASNFELICQVATREILAMR; via the exons ATGGATCTCCTAGATGATCGGACGCTCAAAAACAAATATCAAAAGTCAAAACTGAGGGTAAAACTATGGGAAAGTGACTTTATGGAAAAATATGGACGGAAACCTAACAAG AACGACATCAAGGATGCAGACGTGACCATAAGAGACGCATACAAAATGTACTGGAAGTTGAAAACTCGAGCCTTAGAGGCGACCCTGACAGACATAACATTCTCCGATGATATCCAAGCCAATATATCGACCACTTCAACGTTGAACACATCTGCTGTAGAAAACGATTGCAATAAGCATAATACCCCACAGTCCGATTCGCGCGATTCAGAAAATCTTAAACCAGAGTCTGTCCCAGCGATGAAAAACAGCGAATTCGAGGCAGTGCCTTTCGCGGAGGGATTAAATCCTGATGGTGCATGGGGCGATCATTTGAACAAGAAAAAGCTGCCTACgccaaaaaagaaacaaaatttacttGTCGGTAGATCGTCTTCGTTTCAATTGTCccaaaaaatgttcaatagTACTAGTTTCACCAAAAGAAATCCTAGAAAGTCGCTGTCGATGGTCAAATCCAAGAGCAGATCGGAATTGGAAAACAGTAACACATCCACATCCACGTCTCTGAAAGACGGTACTGCAAATAAGGCAGAGGATGGATTTGACCCAAGTGACATTTTCAAGCCGATGTTTGGGGACAAGATGAAAGTTGTTCAGGCTGAAAATAAAGTAGTCACCCAGTCTGTGAGTGCCATTCGTCAGCTGATAGATGGCAAGACGATCAATGTTTGTAGGAAAATAGACGCCGGATGGATAGATAGATGCTCAAAGCAGAATAATCTTGAACCCCTCTCAGGAAACATGAATAGATTGTCCGGGACCAGTGATTCTGGAGTTGAATCGTTGGAGGCAAGCTTGTATTCGCCTTACTACGCAACTTCTGTAACTAGCTCGCAAACTCCGCAGTCTTTTTCAGATGAAGAAGATTTCATATGTAACAGTGATTCGGAAGGGGAACGTAAAAACAAACGTATCAGAAACAAAAGGAAAAGTTACAATGCTGCAGAAAGCCAGATGGCTAAACGGCCCTGCATTGATTCTTATCAGGCAAATTCCCAAGATTTTACAACACCCGAAGACCCATCACAAAATCTTTCTCACTCTGAGAGACCTGCCGACGTTGTGAAAATTGATGCAAAACAAGAATTGATTACAAGAACTGATGAATCAGGAGTGCGTAAAACGAACAAAGAGGATATTATCGATGTCACAAGACCTTCACCtgctgatgaaaaaaataaatccttAGTTGTTGAGACCGAAGATCCTCCACCTGAGAATTCTTTGCCAGAAAATCCTCCTTTATTAAATAGACAAACCAGAGGAAAAGTTTATAGAAGTATTAAGCATAATGTTGTCAATGATACAGAAACTGTAGACAATGATGTAAAAGATAAGAAGAAAATAGTTGGTAAACCAAGGAGAACACGAGTAATACATGGTGTAAGAAAGCAGCCGACAAGAagcgttaagaaaaaaaatgatgaaactgATTCGGAGGATGAAAATATAGGAAATCATAGAGAAACTGCAGATGATGatgtagaagaagaaaaggagaTTGTTAGAAAGCCAAGGAGGACACAAGCAGTATGGGGTGCCAGAAAACAGCTGACAAGAaacagtaagaaaaaaattgatgaaactgATTCAGTGGATGAAAATGTGCGAGAAACTCCAATTTATGGAGTAGAGACAGTTAATGCAGTGCCTCGATTCTCCTTACCAACAGTTGAGAGCGGAGATTTAGTTGCCGATTTCTCACAAATTATTGCGAATGAAgattcgaaaaatgaaaagaactCCAGTACGGgcataaaattgaaaaaaaagttaacagATAAGGAAAAGTTGGAACAGAAAGTAGCAGCTGGAAATATAAACGAAAACTTTgtgagaataaatttgaaaaagaaggTATTTGTCCGTGGAAAGAAGACAATGACCTTTCagaagtacaaaaaaaatcagtggaagcaaaagaagaaagagCTGGCATCTGGGGAAGGTGGCTTGGACTTGGCTGACTTGGTTGAGAAGAAAGGAGTCTTAACTTGCTTCAAATGCGGCGATAtcggacatttttcaaaagaatgTAGATCACTGAAATCCGCCGATCTCTTGCCACTGGCTGCTGATGAAGAGCCATCTGAATATCCGACGCTTGAAGAAGCAGCTAAGATGGCAAACGAAGCTGTTCTTGGCGCGCACAGAAACAGACTGAATCTTATCCCGCAAACTGCTTCTCGACCCATCGACACAACGATACCGAAAGAGAAAGTAGATGGAACTGATGTACCAAATGATTCAGAAGAACCTGAAGCAGTTCTGTTTAACGACGAAAACCTCACCGATAACTTGGACGATCTTGATTTCGAGGAGGATCTTGAATACCAAGAACCGAAAACT CACGTCCCTTCAAGCCACAAGGTACCCGAGCACTTGCTGGCACAACTGCTTCGTCCAGAAGTGGGACCTGTAAAACCTTTGTATCCCATGGGGTCGATCGACGAGCCCAGTG TAACGCCAAATGAAGTGTTAGACGCATTAAAGAAGTTTGGCCATGAGAGCTTCAGACCTGGTCAAGAGAAAGCTGTGATGAGAATATTGACAGGCCAGTCTACTTTAGTCACTCTGTCGACTGGGTCCGGAAAAAGTTTGTGCTACCAGCTCCCTGCTTATCTTTATGCCAAGCATTCGCCGTGCATCACTCTGGTCATATCTCCACTGGTATCTTTGATGGATGACCAGGTAACCGGTGTTCCAAAGTTCCTGTCCGCGGCCTGCCTTCACACTGCGATGGGGGCAAAGCAACGTACAAAAGTAATGGACATGGTTAAGGAGGGAACCCTAAATATTCTTCTCGTCTCTCCGGAGGCTGTCGTTGCTGGCGAAAAATCGACAGGCTTTGGCGCCTTGTTGAGGCAGCTTCCTCCCATTGCTTTTGCTTGCATTGACGAAGCTCATTGCATATCTCAGTGGTCGCACAATTTCCGACCGTCTTATCTGATGGTTAGCAAAGTACTGAGAGAAAAGTTAGGTGTTAAAACTGTCTTGGGTCTCACTGCCACAGCCACAAAATCAACAGCCGAGAGTATTGTCAATCATTTGAGAATTCCAGACGGTATGGCCGGAGTCATTTCCGATACCCCCTTGCCCCGAAACTTGACATTGACTGTATCGAAAGATGCTTATCGAGATCGTGCGCTAGTGGCTCTCCTGGAAAGCGGCCGTTTCAAAGATTTGGATTCTATAATTGTTTACTGCACTCGCCGAGACGAGTGTGTCAGACTCGCTGCACTCTTGAGAACATCCTTATTT AATCCCAAACGACATTCAAGAGCCGATGAAAAAGTATCTGCCATAGCGGAAGCCTACCATGCAGGCTTGTCTGCTAGTCGGCGCAAGGTTGTACAAAAGGCTTTCATGAGCGGAGAAACTAGAATTGTGGTTGCTACAGTTGCCTTTGGAATGGGTATCAATAAGCCCGACATCAGGGCAGTTATTCATTTCAACATGCCTTCAAGTTTTGAGGGATACGTACAGGAGGTTGGACGTTCCGGGAGGGATGGTCTCCCAGCCCATTGCCACCTGTTCATAAGCTCACAG GAAGCAGCTGATAAGTCTGAGCTACGTCGTCACATCTACGCCAATGGCGTTGACAGACACATGGTTAGGCGTTTGTTACAGAAAGTATTTGTTCCTTGTTCTTGCACGAAAACTGGCTCTAAGTATAGTCAAGTGAACAAAAGATGTCCTGGACACGAAGTCGCGATACCTGTAGACGAAACTGTAAAGCTATTGGACATTCCTCAAGAAATTATCTCTACTCTACTTTGCTACCTGGAACTTcatccaaaaaaattcatcacctCTTTACCATCAGTTTACGTTAACGCCAAAGTAACAAGCTACGCCGGTCCCAACGCACTGAAAGCTGCTGCTCAatct TCAGCACCACTGGCCATGGCGATTGCTCTAGATCTACAGCGAGGTAAATCTCATGATGACAGCTCAATCATAGAGTTTCCGGTCGTTGATGTCGCAGCTGCTATTGGATGGGACAGTGGAGTAGTCAAAGGTCACTTGAAGGATCTCGAGTGGAAAACCACAG ACACGGGCGGCTGGAAACGGAGCGCGATATCGGTAACATTCGACACGCTCGGCTTCAGAGTAAAAGCACCAGGAGATCTTTCAAATGCAGAGTTGGATGAAGCTCTAGATGCGTTAGCTGATCGTGCAATGAATCAGCAGCGCACGAGCCTTTGTCAGCTGGAGTCAATATACTCTGCGTTAACAGAAGTTGGCGTAGATTCTGTGAGGCAATGTCGAGAACTCACTGAAGAACTAACGATTAAGTCTGATACTCTAAAGACGACAATCAGGAGTTACTTCCAGTCGGAAAATCCCATGGAAAATACAGACTTGACACTTGAG ACGAAGCTGCTTAACGAAGACCAGATTGCAAGTGACGTTCGCAGCCTGGTCCAATGTTATAGGGACAATAATTTTACGGGGCGAGCGGTTGCTCGGATTTTCCACGGGATTCAAAGCCCCAATTATCCAGCTATGGTATGGTCTCGCTGCCGCTTTTGGAGAGCTCATCTCGCCTCGAATTTTGAGCTCATTTGTCAAGTAGCTACACGTGAGATTTTAGCAATGCGATAG
- the LOC124211604 gene encoding uncharacterized protein → MDVFVDEETGESLESVALRGAGQSLTLNFTDPENNNLETGEPEEDPGNGRIVRRRVPFQIPRALQRQDSGEEEEEERTADHIHQDNHECSRVVKRVLRRSEPFGQTNPTMLLIPLVFYFRWVIAILMCLEVFLHVWAHHKNKHLKNADVYFRSPFHSITSEFCALCQSETCMDRVGKMQEIRAGKFLRQCNYMKRVVT, encoded by the exons ATGGACGTTTTCGTAGACGAAGAAACAGGGGAAAGCCTCGAAAGCGTGGCGCTGCGAGGAGCCGGCCAGTCGCTGACTCTAAACTTCACCGATCCCGAAAACAATAATCTCGAAACTGGGGAACCTGAGGAAGACCCTGGAAACGGTCGAATTGTTCGCCGACGGGTTCCCTTTCAG ATACCTCGTGCACTACAGAGGCAAGATAGcggagaggaggaggaggaggaacgAACGGCAGATCACATACATCAAGATAATCACGAATGTTCACGAGTAGTAAAACGGGTTCTAAGGCGAAGCGAACCATTCGGCCAAACGAATCCAACAATGCTACTTATACCCCTagtattttatttccgttGGGTAATCGCGATACTGATGTGCCTAGAAGTGTTTCTTCACGTGTGGGCCCACCACAAGAACAAACACCTCAAAAATGCGGACGTCTATTTCAGATCTCCGTTTCATTCCATCACTTCGGAATTTTGCGCATTGTGCCAAAGCGAAACGTGCATGGATAGGGTGGGAAAAATGCAGGAGATACGAGCAGGGAAATTTTTACGACAGTGCAATTACATGAAGAGAGTCGTTACCTGA